The Campylobacter concisus genome has a window encoding:
- a CDS encoding putative phage tail assembly chaperone: protein MQTYELIINSNKYVLRSANFFETKTQLQSLLGLAKDAIKMQGEDVNIDVGQIIANIGSAAFSGVENFILKYASVINAEGGEILLRNVSQAETHFNANRGDYAQLILEGLKYHFLDFLPAGAKSLTGITAYLNKV, encoded by the coding sequence ATGCAAACATACGAGTTAATCATAAATTCAAATAAATACGTTTTAAGAAGTGCTAATTTTTTTGAGACCAAAACGCAGTTGCAAAGCCTTTTGGGGCTAGCCAAAGACGCTATCAAAATGCAGGGTGAGGACGTAAATATTGACGTAGGGCAAATTATAGCTAATATAGGCAGTGCAGCGTTTAGCGGCGTAGAAAATTTTATTTTGAAATACGCTAGCGTGATAAACGCAGAGGGTGGCGAAATACTATTAAGAAATGTTAGCCAAGCCGAAACGCATTTTAACGCCAACAGAGGCGATTATGCTCAGCTTATTTTAGAGGGGTTAAAATACCATTTTTTAGACTTCTTGCCCGCTGGGGCAAAATCCTTAACGGGTATAACAGCCTACCTAAACAAAGTGTAA
- a CDS encoding phage baseplate protein, with the protein MIEVTSRKIGTFRLDATEQENNKSTLRTTKNPIESGANVADHAVLEPKEITIKGKIVAYEPPSFTQFDEIMQVVRFNLPYIKTAHRFTQKAYKLYNNVKHIKNEAMRYARIFGVDKKIREIAPFLTDGKENKDNSAAKNRLQSLYKKLLEVQKSGEFLIVTTGLKTYRNMLITSIEVTTESDLYADVTLTLEEVFIVETKTAKGLNVGKRGVNLGKTEPKQKKTSLLKDIF; encoded by the coding sequence ATGATTGAAGTAACAAGCCGTAAGATAGGCACGTTTAGATTAGATGCAACCGAGCAAGAAAACAATAAAAGCACGCTTCGCACTACCAAAAACCCTATTGAAAGCGGTGCAAATGTGGCAGACCACGCCGTATTAGAGCCGAAAGAAATAACAATCAAGGGCAAAATAGTGGCTTATGAGCCACCTAGCTTTACACAATTTGACGAGATTATGCAAGTAGTCCGTTTTAACCTGCCATATATAAAAACCGCTCATCGTTTTACCCAAAAGGCATACAAACTCTACAACAATGTAAAGCATATAAAAAACGAAGCGATGCGATACGCTAGGATTTTTGGCGTTGATAAGAAAATACGCGAAATAGCACCATTTTTAACTGACGGAAAAGAGAATAAGGACAACAGCGCCGCTAAAAATAGACTACAAAGCCTATATAAAAAGCTTTTGGAAGTGCAAAAGAGCGGCGAGTTTTTGATCGTAACAACAGGGTTAAAAACATATAGGAATATGCTAATTACAAGCATAGAGGTAACCACTGAAAGCGATCTATACGCTGATGTTACGCTCACGCTCGAGGAGGTTTTTATAGTAGAAACAAAAACAGCTAAAGGGCTAAACGTAGGTAAAAGAGGTGTAAATTTAGGCAAGACCGAGCCAAAACAAAAGAAAACAAGCCTTTTAAAGGATATATTTTGA
- a CDS encoding phage baseplate plug protein: MIYEIPTTHELKQTQNFNIFDMELELTLKYNEVGAVWQFDLTDLNANKILVFNKGLAVNAPSLINKNLPFVLMLVDTTKSGVNCVDFSELGERLKLYAVSKKEFNTAMSEIAKDRT, from the coding sequence TTGATTTACGAAATACCAACAACACACGAGTTAAAACAAACGCAAAATTTTAACATATTTGATATGGAACTAGAGCTAACTCTCAAATATAACGAAGTTGGCGCAGTTTGGCAATTTGATTTAACCGATCTAAATGCAAATAAAATTTTGGTTTTTAACAAAGGCTTGGCGGTTAATGCTCCTAGTCTTATTAATAAAAACCTACCTTTTGTTTTAATGCTAGTTGATACCACAAAAAGTGGCGTTAATTGCGTAGATTTTAGCGAGCTAGGCGAACGCTTGAAGCTTTACGCCGTAAGCAAAAAAGAGTTTAACACAGCAATGAGTGAGATAGCAAAGGATAGGACGTGA
- a CDS encoding phage protein, producing the protein MRQYGRRYRLEIGNNKQSIVIDNLAISFSIEKTISEEPNTSKIEIYNLNTNNRNQIANKIFNQVKLFAGYDEPRLIFAGQITQAYTSRNDLDFITHIECGDGQNDYSKSRVYTTLKAGVKDSDVVNMCVKAMSSSKQGVVDLPKDKALPRCKVLSGDIKDYLKHVAKNNDANWHILDGNLNILPKNKILNDSEGFVLSEQTGLINSPEKTDDGLRVTCLLNPKLNIGSLVCIQSILSEYDGDYKITQLTHSGDFLNDTWQTELIAINGKFNKVEKK; encoded by the coding sequence GTGAGGCAATATGGCAGACGCTACCGCTTAGAAATAGGCAATAATAAGCAAAGCATAGTGATAGACAACCTCGCAATTAGTTTTAGCATCGAAAAAACGATAAGCGAAGAGCCGAATACTAGCAAAATAGAAATTTATAACCTAAATACCAACAATCGCAACCAAATAGCGAATAAGATTTTTAACCAAGTGAAATTATTTGCAGGCTATGACGAGCCGAGATTAATTTTTGCGGGGCAAATAACGCAGGCTTACACTAGCCGTAATGATTTAGATTTTATTACGCATATTGAGTGCGGCGACGGGCAAAATGACTATTCAAAATCTAGGGTATACACGACGCTAAAAGCTGGCGTAAAAGATAGCGATGTAGTAAATATGTGCGTTAAAGCAATGTCAAGCTCAAAGCAAGGCGTGGTGGATTTGCCGAAAGATAAAGCCCTGCCAAGGTGCAAAGTATTGAGTGGCGATATAAAGGATTATTTAAAGCACGTAGCCAAAAATAACGACGCTAACTGGCATATATTAGATGGCAATTTAAATATTTTACCAAAGAACAAAATTTTAAACGATAGCGAGGGCTTTGTTTTAAGCGAACAAACCGGGTTGATTAATAGCCCAGAAAAAACTGACGACGGACTAAGGGTTACGTGCTTATTAAACCCAAAACTAAATATTGGCTCGCTAGTGTGTATACAATCAATTTTAAGTGAATATGACGGCGATTATAAGATCACCCAGCTAACACATAGTGGCGATTTTCTAAACGATACGTGGCAAACGGAATTAATCGCAATAAATGGAAAATTTAATAAAGTAGAGAAAAAATGA
- a CDS encoding Gp138 family membrane-puncturing spike protein, whose protein sequence is MNNPNLTQIFDSGLLSFEAGVHTALPAKVLKFNAGDNTVQVELMINELKRDGVSVPLPPIDDVPVQFFRGGDFVITTPIRKGDHGLCVFAERCIDGWFASAAKSEPLDFRLHDYSDGFFLTGFSPRPEAVKDVDLDGVCMRTLSKSTYLKLTEGKIIIKGNIEQTGDYKQIGNKNLVGNFSQVEGNSITNGTMTAKDVIASGVSLKNHTHGGDSGGTTTQPNQGE, encoded by the coding sequence ATGAACAATCCAAATTTAACGCAGATTTTTGATAGCGGATTATTAAGCTTTGAAGCAGGGGTGCATACGGCGCTACCTGCTAAGGTGCTTAAATTTAACGCAGGCGATAATACGGTGCAAGTCGAACTAATGATAAACGAGCTAAAACGTGACGGCGTGAGCGTGCCATTACCTCCGATAGATGATGTGCCAGTGCAATTTTTTAGGGGTGGCGATTTTGTGATTACTACGCCGATAAGAAAGGGCGATCACGGACTTTGTGTATTTGCTGAGCGTTGCATTGATGGCTGGTTTGCTAGTGCAGCAAAAAGTGAGCCACTAGATTTTAGACTACACGACTACTCGGACGGCTTCTTTTTAACTGGCTTTAGCCCACGACCAGAGGCGGTTAAAGATGTGGATTTAGACGGCGTTTGCATGCGAACACTAAGTAAAAGCACCTACCTAAAACTAACCGAGGGGAAAATCATAATCAAGGGCAACATAGAGCAGACGGGCGACTACAAACAAATAGGGAATAAAAACCTAGTTGGCAATTTTTCACAAGTCGAGGGCAATAGTATAACTAATGGCACAATGACGGCTAAAGATGTGATCGCTAGTGGGGTGAGTTTAAAAAACCATACGCACGGTGGCGATAGTGGTGGCACAACCACACAACCAAACCAAGGGGAGTAA
- a CDS encoding baseplate J/gp47 family protein — protein sequence MSENRIIIDELETIKERLENGFKAIYGENLELGSSTPDGQMIGLFSEALSEVNQVLTFIVQMLDPYLATGEWLDQRVAYAGLLRKTADYSRASGVTIHGASGTTIKKGTILKDKNSDLWVTDYEVTLGAEGSKAVSVTSQETGAFILNEQDELEMQEIILGVDRIVATKNSTLGADEESDGELLLRFMQSHSINNNDERQGLESYLLNLKGVKQCKVLENYTNQTDANGVEPHSLNAIVLGGDDTAIGEAILRKKIGGCGVQGQTKLEIEFLGAKREVKFDRPTQINPRIFLRIKRTEGATDINTDKIKELLSSHVFNIGEDVYISRLYSIINDVKGFEVTQFTINGGQSLPVAVREICVINKNDIDLAVV from the coding sequence GTGAGTGAAAATAGAATAATAATTGATGAATTAGAGACTATAAAAGAGCGTTTAGAAAATGGCTTCAAGGCGATTTACGGCGAAAATTTAGAGTTAGGATCATCAACACCAGACGGGCAAATGATTGGACTATTTAGCGAAGCATTAAGTGAGGTCAATCAAGTGCTTACTTTTATCGTACAAATGTTAGATCCATACTTAGCGACTGGCGAGTGGCTAGACCAGCGCGTAGCTTATGCAGGGCTTTTAAGAAAAACGGCAGATTATAGCAGAGCTAGTGGCGTTACAATACATGGAGCTAGTGGAACAACTATCAAAAAAGGCACAATTTTAAAAGATAAAAACAGCGATTTGTGGGTAACTGACTATGAAGTAACACTAGGGGCAGAGGGGTCAAAAGCCGTTAGCGTAACTAGCCAAGAAACAGGAGCGTTTATCCTAAACGAGCAAGACGAGCTAGAAATGCAAGAGATAATCCTAGGCGTCGATAGAATAGTAGCTACTAAAAACTCAACACTAGGGGCTGATGAGGAAAGCGACGGCGAACTTTTGCTTAGATTTATGCAAAGCCATAGCATAAACAACAACGACGAGCGCCAAGGGCTAGAGAGTTACCTGCTTAACCTAAAGGGCGTAAAACAATGCAAGGTTTTAGAAAACTACACTAACCAAACAGACGCTAACGGAGTAGAGCCACATAGCCTAAATGCTATTGTTTTAGGTGGCGACGATACAGCAATAGGCGAGGCGATTTTAAGAAAAAAAATAGGCGGCTGCGGCGTACAAGGACAAACAAAACTAGAAATTGAGTTTTTAGGTGCTAAGCGTGAGGTTAAATTTGACCGCCCAACGCAGATAAACCCTAGAATATTTTTGCGTATAAAACGCACAGAGGGCGCAACGGATATAAACACCGATAAAATTAAAGAGCTACTATCTAGCCATGTTTTCAATATAGGTGAGGACGTTTATATTAGCCGCTTATATAGCATAATAAACGACGTTAAGGGGTTTGAGGTTACGCAATTTACAATAAATGGCGGACAAAGCCTGCCGGTAGCAGTGCGTGAGATATGCGTTATTAACAAAAACGATATTGATTTGGCGGTAGTGTAA
- a CDS encoding DUF2612 domain-containing protein codes for MVELIWQYRKKSRARATAKLLNDEVYKTFDDAIKVAEILNIDTASGYALDLVGRHVGVSREQQNLILKDFFAFTQAEKKQGFNKGEFYRLGNSLKGSFYLNDSDYRFLIKAKIIKNYQTGTLENSYKSLEFLLGAGNFIFDNYDMTLNLVLKNAKTTQFLINLIFKNDILARPVGVGLNVILIADKKCFGFKQNKANLAFGVGKFARIYKEQ; via the coding sequence ATGGTTGAGCTAATTTGGCAATACCGCAAAAAGTCAAGGGCTAGAGCGACCGCAAAACTTTTAAATGATGAAGTATATAAAACCTTTGACGACGCCATAAAAGTAGCCGAAATTTTGAATATTGATACAGCAAGCGGGTACGCTTTAGATTTAGTCGGTCGCCACGTAGGCGTAAGCAGAGAACAACAAAATCTTATATTAAAAGATTTTTTCGCCTTTACCCAAGCCGAGAAAAAACAAGGTTTTAATAAGGGCGAATTTTACCGCCTAGGCAACTCTTTAAAAGGTAGTTTTTATCTCAACGATAGCGATTATAGATTTTTAATAAAAGCAAAAATCATCAAAAACTACCAAACTGGGACACTAGAGAATAGCTACAAGTCGCTAGAGTTTTTATTAGGGGCTGGTAACTTCATATTTGACAATTACGATATGACCCTAAATTTAGTCTTGAAAAACGCCAAGACGACACAATTTTTAATAAACCTAATTTTTAAAAACGACATTTTAGCTCGCCCAGTAGGTGTAGGGCTAAACGTGATACTAATCGCTGACAAAAAATGCTTTGGCTTCAAGCAAAATAAAGCCAACTTGGCCTTTGGTGTTGGCAAATTTGCAAGAATATATAAGGAGCAGTAA